Within the Mycobacteriales bacterium genome, the region TTCTCGCGCTGAGCACACTACGCTGATGCGATCCGTCTGATTGGAGACGTCGTGCCGCTCGGCCCCCGCGGAATCATCTGCCCGCTCGTCACTCCGCTCGACGACGACGAGAAGCTCGACGAGCCGGCTCTCGCCCGGCAGGTCGACCGTGTCCTCGGCCGGGTCGACGGCCTGCTGTTGCTCGGCACGACGGGAGAGCTCCCGGTGCTCGACGACGGCGTCGCCGATCGCCTGGTCGACGCCGTCGCCGAACAGGTCGCGGGCCGGGCGACCCTCATGGTCGGCGTCGGCGATACCGGCACCGGGCGAGCGCGACGAAACCTCCGGCGCGCCACCACATCGGTCGACTTCGTCGCAGCGTGCACCCCGTACTACTACCCGGCGCCGGACGAGGCCGCACTGACCCGGCACTTCGCGGATCTCGCCGACGCGTCGGCCGTGCCGCTGGTGCTCTACAACATCCCGCAGAACACCCACCAGCCGATCGGGTGGAACGTCGTCACCGAGTTGGCCGGCCACGACAATGTCGTCGGCATCAAGGACAGCAGCGGTGACACCGACTACTTCCGCCGGCTCGTCACGCTGTCCCGGCCCGACTTCACCGTGCTGCAGGGGACGCAGGAGCGGCGCGCAGCCGAGTTTCTGCGCATGGGCGCGGACGGCTTCGTGTCCGGCCTCGAAAATGTGATTCCGGGCGCACTGCAGGACCTCGTTCGCGCCGCCGGCGATGGTGAGGACGACGCACTCCACTGGGCCGAGCAGCGCATCGAGACGGCTTTCGAGATCCTGTCGCAAGGTTTCTGGCTGTCTGCGCTCAAGGTGGCGACGGGGATGCTGGTCGGCGGCGGAGACCGACCGGCCGCGCCGTTGCCGCCTTTGTCGCCGGAACACCGCGCGGCGATTCGCGAGATCCTCGGCGATCTGGGGCTCCTGCCGGTGTCTTGACACCGGAACGGCCGAGATCTAGGTTCCCTCGGGAATCGGTTTCTCGGCGGTGGGCGAGGGCCGCGGCAGCGCGATGACACGACCGCGGAGGTCAAGCATGCAGGGCACATCCGGTGATTCAGCGCGGCCTCGGGACGAGACGACCGGCATCTCGCGGCGCCGATTCCTCGGCAGCACAGCTGTCACGGGGGCCGTCGTCGCCGGAGTAGCACTCGACCCGACCGGTGTCGCCCGCGCAGCCGATACGGACGTGGCTACTGCGGG harbors:
- a CDS encoding dihydrodipicolinate synthase family protein; the encoded protein is MPLGPRGIICPLVTPLDDDEKLDEPALARQVDRVLGRVDGLLLLGTTGELPVLDDGVADRLVDAVAEQVAGRATLMVGVGDTGTGRARRNLRRATTSVDFVAACTPYYYPAPDEAALTRHFADLADASAVPLVLYNIPQNTHQPIGWNVVTELAGHDNVVGIKDSSGDTDYFRRLVTLSRPDFTVLQGTQERRAAEFLRMGADGFVSGLENVIPGALQDLVRAAGDGEDDALHWAEQRIETAFEILSQGFWLSALKVATGMLVGGGDRPAAPLPPLSPEHRAAIREILGDLGLLPVS